A region from the Sandaracinus amylolyticus genome encodes:
- a CDS encoding DUF58 domain-containing protein → MRRDRAAAAEKKARRARRGLRFTREGRVFVLTTLGVGAGAVNTGNNLLYLVLGLMLSLIVLSGVLSDLVLWWVRVRRSLPSRAFVGTPCVIELALANDKKWLPSFSIEVEDQAADEPTDRRCYFLKVGARAEQVAAYRRVPSKRGVLVLSRFRLSTRYPFGLFEKWRLVDDRTELVVYPALVPVVAPALPAGARAEDRASPRRGPGTEPAGLREYRAGDEARSVHARRSAALGRLVVRERERESGARLSIVLDNARPPDLDDAAWPLAFERAISHAASIAERALAHGSSVDVITRSGGSPVVLGGGAPDPILRYLALLGPVAHDAAPLPTPRASSVIVTPELAIDAVA, encoded by the coding sequence ATGCGGCGGGATCGCGCCGCCGCGGCCGAGAAGAAGGCGCGTCGCGCGCGGCGCGGGCTGCGCTTCACCCGCGAAGGGCGCGTCTTCGTGCTCACCACGCTCGGCGTCGGCGCGGGCGCGGTGAACACCGGCAACAACCTGCTCTACCTCGTGCTCGGCCTGATGCTGAGCCTGATCGTCCTCTCCGGCGTGCTCAGCGATCTCGTGCTGTGGTGGGTGCGCGTGCGTCGCTCGCTGCCGTCGCGCGCGTTCGTCGGCACGCCGTGCGTGATCGAGCTCGCGCTCGCGAACGACAAGAAGTGGCTCCCGAGCTTCTCGATCGAGGTCGAGGACCAGGCCGCCGACGAGCCCACCGATCGCCGCTGCTACTTCCTCAAGGTCGGCGCGCGCGCCGAGCAGGTCGCCGCGTACCGTCGCGTGCCCAGCAAGCGCGGCGTGCTCGTGCTCTCGCGCTTCCGGCTCAGCACGCGGTACCCGTTCGGCCTCTTCGAGAAGTGGCGCCTCGTCGACGATCGCACCGAGCTCGTCGTGTATCCCGCGCTCGTCCCGGTCGTCGCGCCGGCGCTGCCCGCGGGCGCGCGCGCCGAGGATCGTGCGAGCCCGCGGCGCGGTCCGGGCACCGAGCCCGCCGGGCTCCGCGAGTACCGCGCCGGCGACGAAGCGCGCTCCGTGCACGCGCGTCGCAGCGCCGCGCTCGGTCGCCTCGTGGTGCGCGAGCGCGAGCGCGAGAGCGGCGCGCGCCTCTCGATCGTGCTCGACAACGCGCGCCCCCCGGACCTCGACGACGCCGCGTGGCCCCTCGCGTTCGAGCGCGCGATCTCCCACGCCGCGTCGATCGCGGAGCGCGCGCTCGCCCACGGCTCGAGCGTCGACGTGATCACGCGCAGCGGTGGCTCGCCGGTCGTGCTCGGAGGCGGCGCGCCCGATCCCATCCTCCGCTACCTCGCGCTGCTCGGGCCCGTCGCGCACGACGCGGCGCCGCTGCCCACGCCGCGCGCATCGAGCGTGATCGTCACCCCCGAGCTCGCGATCGACGCGGTCGCATGA
- a CDS encoding AAA family ATPase, with product MSGPSLATRLVEHVGRVLLGKGEVVSLAVTALLARGHLLVEDVPGVGKTTLARTLARSIGVGFRRIQFTSDLLPADVLGGSIYDPSTGALTFKPGPVFTPILLADEINRTTPRTQSALLEAMEERRVSIEGETRALEEPFFVVATQNPEEFHGTYPLPESQLDRFLLRVEIGYPPRDVERRLLGARRGADPVDSLAPIVTLPELLAAQSAVNEVRTEDLVLDYLHEIVCATRTTPLLELGASTRAALALERAVRAHALVSGRAYATPDDVKALAVPVLAHRVRVAGAGDGPRARGDAARVVRDVVAGVPVPV from the coding sequence GTGAGCGGTCCTTCTCTCGCGACGCGTCTGGTCGAGCACGTCGGTCGTGTCCTCCTCGGCAAGGGCGAGGTCGTCTCGCTCGCAGTGACGGCGCTCCTCGCGCGCGGTCACCTCCTCGTCGAAGACGTCCCGGGCGTCGGCAAGACGACGCTCGCGCGCACCCTCGCGCGCTCCATCGGCGTCGGGTTCCGGCGCATCCAATTCACCTCGGACCTGCTGCCCGCGGACGTCCTCGGAGGCTCGATCTACGATCCGAGCACCGGCGCGCTCACGTTCAAGCCCGGGCCCGTGTTCACGCCGATCCTCCTCGCCGACGAGATCAACCGCACCACGCCGCGCACGCAGTCCGCGCTGCTCGAGGCGATGGAGGAGCGACGCGTCTCGATCGAGGGCGAGACCCGCGCGCTCGAAGAGCCCTTCTTCGTGGTCGCGACCCAGAACCCCGAGGAGTTCCACGGCACGTACCCGCTCCCGGAGTCGCAGCTCGATCGCTTCTTGTTGCGCGTCGAGATCGGCTATCCGCCGCGCGACGTCGAGCGTCGTCTCCTCGGTGCGCGGCGCGGCGCCGATCCCGTCGACTCGCTGGCGCCGATCGTCACGCTGCCCGAGCTGCTCGCGGCGCAGAGCGCGGTGAACGAGGTGCGCACCGAGGACCTCGTGCTCGACTACCTGCACGAGATCGTCTGCGCGACGCGCACCACGCCGCTGCTCGAGCTCGGCGCGAGCACGCGCGCGGCGCTCGCCCTGGAGCGCGCGGTGCGCGCCCACGCGCTCGTGTCGGGACGCGCCTACGCGACGCCCGACGACGTGAAGGCGCTCGCGGTGCCGGTGCTCGCGCATCGCGTCCGCGTCGCGGGCGCCGGCGACGGACCGCGCGCGCGAGGCGACGCGGCGCGCGTCGTGCGCGACGTGGTCGCGGGCGTGCCGGTGCCCGTCTGA
- a CDS encoding sensor histidine kinase, whose product MTSEEMTTSELLESDLPIVLPLPTRVGGARRVLIGLVVLGAIEIVALGALCELAHREVELALAAVMLAAVARALAGAAFVHAQRILHRAARSDPGSAPFAPSPRVLRSAERVPLVIAALGTLVVALLLAPLDPAVVPAVLAAGALVTAPAARVVAAPVEAWIARLPARDLPDPTRVEIALRDATIAAAPALSVGFAALAFSPTPTAALALVPGAAIALIEMARTTIARGELDAIAAHVEALDPEADEQDVRPPALRTEIALGAWADVRAEVDAASVARRGEANAQRQIEREEQVRSRFMAAMGHELRSPLNSIVGFAQLLEDGADGPMTHDQRESVVMVRRSAEDLLRLLGDILDSARLDARRLRIKREWTPSVEIVTEAVRLGRSIVEGTSVKIDPQVQAGLPPVYVDRARIVQAVVATFRHAARGKSEGVLTVRAAIGNARSGAPALLIEVRDDARCLGEEDLARIFDAFGDLRDSTSGRRVGGLGLALSLARKLVRLHHGDVWAECRDATSTRYVVAVPLDASADG is encoded by the coding sequence GTGACCAGCGAGGAGATGACGACGAGCGAGCTGCTCGAGAGCGATCTCCCGATCGTGCTCCCGCTGCCGACGCGCGTCGGCGGCGCGCGCCGCGTGCTCATCGGGCTCGTCGTGCTGGGCGCGATCGAGATCGTCGCGCTCGGTGCGCTCTGCGAGCTCGCGCACCGCGAGGTGGAGCTCGCGCTCGCCGCCGTGATGCTCGCCGCGGTCGCGCGCGCCCTCGCGGGCGCGGCGTTCGTGCACGCGCAGCGCATCCTGCATCGCGCCGCGCGATCCGATCCCGGCTCGGCGCCGTTCGCGCCCTCGCCGCGCGTGCTGCGATCCGCGGAGCGTGTGCCGCTCGTGATCGCGGCGCTCGGCACTCTCGTCGTCGCGCTGCTGCTCGCGCCGCTCGATCCCGCGGTGGTCCCCGCGGTGCTCGCGGCGGGCGCGCTCGTCACCGCGCCTGCCGCGCGCGTCGTCGCAGCGCCGGTCGAGGCGTGGATCGCGCGCCTCCCCGCGCGCGATCTGCCCGACCCCACGCGCGTCGAGATCGCGCTGCGCGACGCGACGATCGCCGCCGCGCCCGCGCTCTCCGTCGGCTTCGCCGCGCTCGCGTTCTCGCCGACGCCCACCGCCGCGCTCGCGCTGGTGCCCGGCGCGGCCATCGCGCTGATCGAGATGGCGCGCACCACGATCGCGCGCGGCGAGCTCGACGCGATCGCGGCCCACGTCGAGGCGCTCGATCCCGAGGCCGACGAGCAGGACGTCCGTCCTCCCGCGCTGCGCACCGAGATCGCGCTCGGCGCGTGGGCCGACGTGCGCGCCGAGGTCGACGCCGCGTCGGTCGCGCGCCGCGGCGAGGCGAACGCGCAGCGACAGATCGAGCGCGAGGAGCAGGTCCGCTCGCGCTTCATGGCTGCGATGGGCCACGAGCTGCGCAGCCCGCTCAACTCGATCGTCGGCTTCGCGCAGCTGCTCGAGGACGGCGCCGACGGACCGATGACCCACGATCAGCGCGAGAGCGTCGTGATGGTGCGCCGCAGCGCCGAGGATCTGCTGCGCCTGCTCGGCGACATCCTCGACTCCGCGCGCCTCGACGCGCGTCGCCTGCGCATCAAGCGCGAGTGGACGCCCTCGGTCGAGATCGTCACCGAGGCCGTGCGGCTCGGCCGCTCGATCGTCGAGGGCACCTCGGTGAAGATCGACCCGCAGGTCCAAGCGGGGCTCCCGCCGGTGTACGTCGATCGCGCGCGCATCGTGCAGGCCGTCGTCGCCACGTTCCGTCACGCCGCGCGCGGCAAGAGCGAAGGCGTGCTCACGGTGCGCGCCGCGATCGGGAACGCGCGCAGCGGCGCGCCCGCCCTCTTGATCGAGGTGCGCGACGACGCGCGCTGCCTCGGCGAGGAGGACCTCGCGCGCATCTTCGACGCGTTCGGCGACCTGCGCGACTCGACCAGCGGGCGCCGGGTGGGAGGGCTCGGCCTCGCGCTCTCGCTCGCGCGCAAGCTGGTGCGGCTCCACCACGGCGACGTGTGGGCCGAGTGCCGCGACGCGACGAGCACGCGCTACGTCGTCGCCGTGCCGCTGGACGCCTCGGCGGACGGCTAG